The proteins below come from a single Eubacterium limosum genomic window:
- a CDS encoding sugar-binding transcriptional regulator — translation MKKVIDDERLMVKICDMYYNQDLNQKVISAQLGLSRPTVSRIISNGKERGIVKIIIDNLEGTDYVELEREIENLYGLREVIVVDTKKDIEDQKNEIGRAAAQYLERVVKDGNVVGVSMGTTLGYIARHVVGNATKNITFVPLIGGMGHLRMELHSNYIVEDLAKVFGGEFMLMHAPARVSGKQIKEELLKEDGISKIIRMGDKLDVALVGIGVPNSTSAIMATGYYDRVEMNKMREKHVAGDICMQFYDINGSTTPFKIDNNVVGIEIKKLRRVPHSIGVACGIEKVDAIKGAINGKYINTLVTDVESARKLIEEE, via the coding sequence ATGAAAAAGGTCATTGATGACGAGCGGCTGATGGTTAAGATCTGTGATATGTATTACAATCAGGATTTAAATCAGAAAGTCATTTCAGCGCAGCTTGGCTTGTCCAGGCCAACGGTTTCCCGGATCATCAGCAATGGTAAGGAGCGGGGAATTGTAAAAATCATCATTGATAACCTGGAAGGCACCGACTATGTGGAGCTGGAAAGGGAAATCGAAAACCTGTATGGCCTGCGTGAGGTCATTGTCGTTGACACCAAGAAGGACATCGAAGACCAGAAAAACGAAATTGGCCGGGCAGCCGCCCAGTATCTGGAGCGTGTGGTTAAGGACGGCAACGTCGTTGGGGTATCCATGGGAACGACCCTGGGGTATATTGCCAGACACGTTGTGGGCAACGCGACCAAAAATATCACCTTTGTTCCGCTGATCGGCGGTATGGGCCATCTTCGTATGGAACTGCACTCCAACTATATTGTAGAGGATCTGGCAAAGGTTTTTGGTGGGGAGTTCATGCTCATGCACGCGCCGGCAAGGGTTTCCGGCAAACAGATTAAGGAAGAGCTACTGAAGGAGGACGGCATCAGCAAGATCATCCGGATGGGTGATAAGCTGGATGTGGCACTGGTGGGAATCGGGGTTCCCAATAGCACTTCTGCCATTATGGCTACTGGCTACTATGACCGTGTAGAAATGAATAAAATGCGTGAAAAACACGTGGCAGGCGACATCTGTATGCAGTTTTACGACATTAATGGCAGCACAACCCCCTTCAAAATTGATAACAACGTGGTCGGCATTGAGATTAAAAAGCTGCGCCGCGTACCGCATTCCATCGGTGTAGCCTGCGGCATTGAAAAGGTTGATGCCATCAAGGGCGCCATCAACGGTAAGTATATCAATACTCTGGTTACCGATGTGGAAAGCGCAAGAAAGCTGATTGAAGAAGAATAG
- a CDS encoding sn-glycerol-1-phosphate dehydrogenase has product MNEILNLAINEMANTEFDCSCGRHHNFSIHDIAIGKGAIKELPRVAEPFKEGKILIVYDDNTYKAAGKEAKQLLDDAGFNVKELLFDRGGELLIPDESVVGRILEEQELDVSLMVAVGSGSLNDSVKYVSSRTKVPYIIVCTAPSMDGYVADGAPLICNGYKYSYPACLAYGVVGDTDIMKEAPMELIHAGFGDVVGKITALADWDLSVKVNDEYRCETCVELVQRALDKCFGQAEALKERNDEATLYLIEALTLTGVAMGLVNISRPASGAEHMLSHYWEMDYIARGMTPIHHGTQVGVATPVIAMFFEEMADLLPEGTGALCPPHEEIEELLRKAGCPVTPKDIGIDRDLFHRSLIEGYKVRPRYSVMEFAKAHGRLEEIADKITNTIYGE; this is encoded by the coding sequence ATGAATGAAATCCTGAATCTGGCCATCAACGAAATGGCAAACACTGAATTTGACTGCTCCTGTGGGAGACACCACAATTTTTCAATCCATGACATCGCCATCGGGAAGGGCGCGATCAAGGAGCTGCCGCGTGTGGCGGAACCCTTTAAAGAAGGAAAAATCCTCATCGTTTACGATGATAATACCTATAAAGCAGCCGGCAAGGAAGCGAAACAGCTGTTAGACGATGCAGGCTTCAATGTCAAGGAATTACTGTTTGACCGTGGTGGAGAATTGTTGATCCCGGATGAAAGTGTTGTCGGACGTATTCTCGAAGAACAGGAATTAGACGTCAGCCTGATGGTAGCCGTAGGTTCGGGTTCACTTAATGACTCTGTTAAATATGTATCCTCCCGTACAAAGGTGCCTTATATCATTGTCTGCACCGCACCTTCTATGGATGGCTATGTGGCCGATGGTGCCCCGCTGATCTGCAACGGTTATAAATATTCTTATCCGGCATGCTTGGCTTATGGCGTTGTCGGCGATACCGATATTATGAAAGAAGCGCCGATGGAATTAATCCACGCTGGCTTTGGAGATGTCGTAGGAAAAATTACCGCTCTGGCAGATTGGGATTTATCCGTTAAGGTCAATGACGAATACCGCTGCGAAACCTGCGTAGAGCTTGTACAGCGCGCTCTGGACAAATGCTTTGGCCAGGCAGAAGCGTTAAAAGAACGCAACGATGAAGCGACCTTATACCTGATTGAAGCCTTAACCCTGACCGGTGTGGCGATGGGGCTCGTCAATATCTCCCGTCCGGCTTCCGGCGCAGAACATATGCTGTCCCACTACTGGGAAATGGATTATATCGCAAGAGGGATGACACCAATCCATCACGGCACACAGGTTGGTGTTGCGACACCAGTTATCGCCATGTTCTTTGAAGAAATGGCAGATCTGCTGCCAGAGGGAACCGGAGCACTGTGCCCGCCGCATGAAGAAATTGAAGAGCTTCTTCGCAAAGCTGGCTGCCCGGTGACACCGAAGGATATCGGCATTGACAGAGATTTATTCCACAGAAGCCTGATCGAAGGCTACAAAGTACGTCCGCGGTATTCTGTTATGGAATTTGCAAAAGCCCACGGCCGTCTGGAAGAAATTGCAGACAAAATTACAAATACAATTTACGGAGAATAA
- a CDS encoding HAD-IIA family hydrolase — translation MRFEKDQALNDVKLFVLDMDGTVYLGNNLIEGSLDFIHKVKETGRSFIFFTNNASRVPSFYKDKLAKMGLEVEESDVVTAGDVTAEFLKTYYPGKRVYLNGTPLLENSFKEKGINLVDDEPDVAVQSFDTTLTYEKLDKICRFVRNGVPFVATHMDTNCPTEDGFMPDCGAMCDLITSSTGVKPRFLGKPFKETVDMVLEITGFKRDEVAFVGDRIYTDVATGVKNGAKGFLVLTGEADMQTVAESEVEPDCIYDSLYEMSKYL, via the coding sequence ATGCGATTTGAAAAAGACCAGGCATTAAATGATGTCAAACTGTTCGTACTGGATATGGATGGCACCGTCTATTTAGGCAACAACCTGATCGAAGGGTCTCTGGATTTCATCCATAAAGTTAAAGAAACCGGAAGAAGCTTTATCTTTTTTACCAATAACGCGTCCCGCGTGCCGTCTTTCTACAAGGATAAGCTGGCAAAGATGGGTCTGGAGGTAGAAGAAAGCGATGTTGTCACCGCTGGTGATGTCACCGCGGAATTTTTGAAAACCTACTACCCCGGCAAGCGTGTTTACTTAAATGGGACACCGCTGCTGGAAAACAGCTTTAAGGAAAAGGGCATCAATCTGGTTGATGATGAGCCTGATGTGGCGGTTCAGAGCTTTGACACCACACTCACCTATGAAAAGCTGGATAAAATCTGCCGCTTTGTCCGTAACGGCGTGCCTTTTGTAGCCACCCATATGGACACCAACTGCCCGACTGAGGATGGCTTTATGCCGGACTGCGGCGCAATGTGCGATTTGATCACCTCATCCACTGGCGTGAAGCCGCGTTTCCTGGGCAAGCCTTTTAAGGAAACTGTGGATATGGTACTCGAAATCACCGGCTTCAAACGCGACGAGGTTGCTTTTGTCGGTGACCGTATCTATACCGATGTGGCTACCGGCGTTAAAAACGGTGCAAAAGGCTTCCTCGTACTTACCGGTGAAGCGGATATGCAGACCGTTGCCGAGTCTGAAGTCGAACCCGACTGTATTTATGATTCATTATACGAAATGAGCAAATACCTATAA
- a CDS encoding transcriptional regulator GutM — MNDGLKYFIFLAFAMMVLQSFLSYLQYRSYQKAVSALQGKGWILGIGMRKGGFHIKGGAIIVLAWDRKTNQVMACKRLQGITMWKRFEDVDDYNGMTLNEVRKIGIEEDLAINPRLREKEPYSPLLVDKRRKKGALIQAIEAIDRRLAKEMEKEEQKKVVQDDGLERQELQARLRARQREIRKEQSDKG, encoded by the coding sequence ATGAACGATGGCTTAAAGTATTTTATATTTCTGGCTTTTGCCATGATGGTTCTGCAGAGCTTTTTATCCTATCTTCAATATAGAAGCTACCAGAAAGCCGTAAGCGCCCTTCAGGGAAAGGGCTGGATCTTGGGCATTGGGATGCGCAAGGGGGGCTTCCATATAAAGGGCGGCGCCATTATTGTGCTGGCATGGGACCGGAAAACCAACCAGGTTATGGCCTGTAAAAGACTACAGGGGATTACCATGTGGAAGCGTTTTGAAGATGTGGACGACTATAACGGAATGACACTCAATGAAGTGCGCAAAATCGGGATCGAGGAAGATCTTGCCATCAACCCTCGGTTACGCGAAAAAGAACCCTACAGTCCGCTGTTGGTTGATAAGCGCCGTAAAAAAGGCGCTCTCATACAGGCTATTGAAGCCATAGACAGGCGTCTCGCAAAAGAGATGGAAAAAGAGGAACAAAAAAAGGTCGTGCAGGATGACGGATTAGAACGGCAGGAGTTACAGGCACGGCTGCGCGCAAGACAGCGTGAAATCAGAAAAGAACAGTCCGACAAAGGCTGA
- the srlA gene encoding PTS glucitol/sorbitol transporter subunit IIC codes for MEALQTFGQGFMGLFQNGANYFIQLYVLQLLPWVIIMITFMHILFKLIGLERIEKLVKLCNKFFLTRWILSPVIAMVFSGNPMTYPYARFLPENQKVAFFDPGISFCHPVTGLFPHANPGELFVWLGIASGVYVQGLQFGIGIESLGGLAVEYFLLGMVMVLLRSIFTQVIYNAKYKAKYGHAQGSETEA; via the coding sequence ATGGAAGCTTTACAAACTTTCGGACAAGGCTTTATGGGTCTGTTCCAGAACGGCGCGAACTACTTTATCCAACTTTATGTCTTACAGTTACTGCCATGGGTTATTATCATGATAACCTTTATGCACATTCTGTTTAAATTAATCGGACTGGAACGAATCGAAAAGCTTGTTAAACTATGCAACAAATTTTTCTTAACCCGCTGGATTCTGTCACCGGTAATCGCCATGGTATTCTCAGGTAACCCGATGACTTATCCTTATGCCCGTTTCTTACCAGAAAACCAGAAGGTAGCCTTCTTTGACCCTGGTATTTCTTTCTGCCACCCGGTTACCGGTTTATTCCCACACGCCAACCCAGGCGAACTTTTCGTATGGCTGGGGATTGCCAGCGGTGTCTACGTACAGGGCTTACAGTTTGGTATCGGCATCGAATCTCTTGGTGGTTTAGCAGTGGAATACTTCCTGCTTGGGATGGTGATGGTATTGCTTCGCAGCATCTTTACCCAGGTAATCTACAACGCTAAGTACAAAGCAAAATACGGCCATGCACAGGGCTCAGAAACGGAGGCATAA
- the srlE gene encoding PTS glucitol/sorbitol transporter subunit IIB, which yields MYNAVRIEKGHGGWGGPLVIQPTEKKNKIVSITGGGIDPLTRKIAKLTGAEAIDGFSNGVPDDEMACVIINCGGTLRCGVYPKKGVMTVNITPVGQSGPLAEFIKEDIYVSGVVESGITPADGSEVPVEEDAAEEEVVEEAAPAADAPKENWVARGGKALAGFATKCVQGGKEAIDITIKDILPFMAFYSLLIGLIEFSGLGALMGQYVYPYLGTLPGLLILVIICALPMISPLVGSGALIGQVLSVLVGYGIMIGAFPVVLALPALFAVDAQVGCDFIPVGLSMGDAASDTVDIGVPSVLLSRLFTGPIMVLIAYFVATML from the coding sequence ATGTATAATGCAGTAAGAATCGAAAAAGGACATGGCGGATGGGGCGGACCGCTCGTTATCCAGCCAACTGAAAAGAAAAACAAAATTGTCTCTATTACTGGCGGCGGCATCGACCCGTTAACCCGCAAGATTGCCAAACTCACTGGCGCAGAAGCCATTGACGGTTTCTCAAACGGTGTGCCGGATGATGAAATGGCCTGTGTTATCATTAACTGCGGCGGTACCTTAAGATGTGGTGTATACCCGAAAAAAGGCGTTATGACCGTTAACATCACCCCGGTTGGCCAGTCTGGTCCTTTGGCAGAATTTATTAAAGAAGATATTTACGTTTCCGGCGTTGTCGAAAGCGGCATCACACCGGCAGACGGTTCAGAAGTCCCGGTCGAAGAAGACGCGGCTGAAGAAGAAGTGGTTGAAGAAGCCGCTCCAGCAGCAGACGCTCCAAAAGAAAACTGGGTCGCACGCGGCGGTAAAGCCCTGGCTGGTTTTGCTACCAAGTGTGTGCAGGGCGGTAAAGAAGCCATTGATATTACCATCAAAGACATTCTCCCGTTCATGGCCTTCTATTCACTGCTTATCGGCCTGATCGAGTTTTCCGGTTTAGGCGCTCTGATGGGACAATACGTTTATCCGTATTTAGGAACCCTTCCGGGTCTTTTGATACTGGTAATTATTTGCGCACTTCCTATGATTTCTCCGCTGGTGGGTTCCGGCGCGTTAATCGGCCAGGTATTATCCGTTTTGGTTGGTTATGGGATCATGATTGGTGCATTCCCAGTCGTTTTAGCACTTCCGGCCCTCTTTGCCGTCGATGCCCAGGTAGGCTGCGACTTTATCCCAGTTGGTTTATCCATGGGGGACGCCGCAAGCGATACAGTAGACATCGGGGTACCATCTGTGTTATTATCTAGATTGTTCACAGGACCGATCATGGTGCTTATCGCATATTTTGTAGCAACAATGCTCTAG
- a CDS encoding PTS glucitol/sorbitol transporter subunit IIA, whose protein sequence is MGYKSTVTEIGPMVQDFIGEKMIIVFNDNAPAALREMAVLHSIEEMEKDIAVNDIIAIGGQEFVVTAVGSEANETFRTMGHCTFCFNGGDTAKIPGHIELLGEGMPEITVGCTIEIIHT, encoded by the coding sequence ATGGGATATAAATCAACCGTAACCGAAATTGGACCAATGGTGCAGGACTTTATCGGTGAAAAAATGATTATCGTCTTTAACGATAACGCACCTGCAGCCCTCAGAGAAATGGCTGTTCTCCATTCAATCGAAGAAATGGAAAAGGATATTGCCGTGAACGATATCATCGCCATTGGCGGACAGGAATTCGTGGTAACAGCTGTCGGCAGTGAAGCCAACGAAACATTCAGAACAATGGGGCACTGTACTTTCTGCTTCAACGGAGGGGATACGGCGAAGATCCCAGGACACATCGAACTCCTTGGCGAAGGTATGCCAGAAATCACTGTAGGCTGTACCATCGAAATCATTCACACCTAA
- a CDS encoding HPr family phosphocarrier protein — protein MYSKETVIINKTGLHARPASDFTKKASGFKSAINVKNLDEDKEGNAKSIIAVMAMCLSKGTRVAVSAEGDDEQQAVDTLIELIDSGFGEEE, from the coding sequence ATGTATTCAAAAGAAACGGTTATTATCAACAAAACCGGTCTTCACGCAAGACCAGCATCTGACTTTACAAAAAAAGCCAGCGGCTTTAAATCAGCCATCAATGTAAAAAATCTGGATGAGGATAAAGAAGGAAACGCAAAATCCATCATCGCAGTTATGGCAATGTGCCTGTCAAAGGGAACACGCGTTGCTGTAAGCGCTGAAGGCGATGACGAACAGCAGGCAGTCGATACACTGATCGAGCTGATCGATTCTGGCTTTGGCGAAGAAGAGTAA
- a CDS encoding pyridoxal phosphate-dependent aminotransferase, which translates to MQISKRVMGMGEPALLKYYPLVDKAEAEGKKVYYLNIGQPDICTPPSFMKKVNEMKENVLAYAAPEGENALREEACKYYHKYGLTYHRGDMLITNGGSEALLFTFLTICNPGDQILTPEPLYSIYKEMASATSIDLRGIKTYAEEGFALPNRETIEAAITPATKAILITNPGNPTGKVFSREEIERVRDIALAHDLYVIADEVYREFIYDGLAYVSPGHYPELDQNCIIIDSISKRYSACGARIGFILSKNYAFMNQIKKLCQMRLAVSSVDQLGAAELFKLDTSFFDDVLKEYTHRRDIVYDCLKTIDGVVCKKPTGAFYYVAKLPTKDACDFIEWMITDFDYEGKTVLLSPANDFYIHPEDGADEVRIAYVLKDTDMAAAVETLKQGLNTYKEKFPERCK; encoded by the coding sequence ATGCAAATATCCAAACGCGTAATGGGGATGGGAGAACCCGCCCTTTTAAAATATTATCCCCTGGTGGATAAAGCCGAGGCTGAAGGGAAAAAGGTCTACTACCTGAATATCGGACAGCCCGATATCTGTACCCCGCCCAGCTTCATGAAAAAAGTCAACGAAATGAAGGAAAACGTTCTGGCCTACGCAGCTCCCGAAGGCGAAAACGCATTGCGGGAAGAAGCCTGCAAATATTACCATAAATACGGCTTAACCTATCATAGAGGGGATATGCTCATCACCAATGGCGGCAGCGAAGCCTTGCTGTTCACCTTTCTGACCATCTGCAACCCCGGCGACCAGATTCTGACCCCGGAACCGCTCTACAGCATTTATAAAGAGATGGCCTCAGCCACCAGCATTGACTTAAGAGGTATTAAAACCTACGCCGAAGAAGGCTTTGCCCTGCCAAACAGGGAAACCATCGAGGCGGCCATCACCCCGGCGACCAAGGCAATTCTGATCACCAACCCCGGCAACCCGACCGGTAAGGTGTTCAGCAGGGAAGAAATCGAGCGCGTGCGGGATATCGCTCTTGCCCATGATCTTTACGTCATCGCTGATGAAGTTTACCGCGAATTTATTTATGACGGGCTCGCGTATGTGAGCCCCGGCCATTATCCAGAGCTGGATCAGAACTGCATCATTATCGACAGTATTTCAAAGCGCTATAGTGCCTGCGGCGCCCGTATTGGCTTTATCCTGTCAAAAAATTATGCGTTTATGAATCAGATTAAAAAACTCTGCCAGATGCGACTGGCTGTCTCCAGTGTCGACCAGCTCGGGGCCGCTGAGCTTTTTAAGCTGGATACCAGCTTTTTTGATGACGTGCTCAAGGAATACACGCATCGACGCGATATTGTCTACGACTGTCTGAAAACCATCGACGGCGTGGTCTGCAAAAAGCCGACGGGAGCATTTTACTATGTGGCCAAGCTTCCAACAAAGGATGCCTGCGATTTTATCGAATGGATGATCACCGATTTTGATTATGAGGGCAAAACCGTGCTGCTGTCCCCTGCCAATGATTTTTATATTCATCCCGAGGACGGCGCAGATGAAGTGCGCATTGCCTATGTTTTAAAGGATACGGATATGGCAGCTGCCGTGGAAACCCTGAAACAGGGACTCAATACCTATAAAGAAAAATTCCCGGAACGTTGTAAATAG
- a CDS encoding 3'-5' exoribonuclease YhaM family protein — translation MEIKNLQKGQPFLGYLFIKSQVTKTAANGSRYFNMKLTDTNFDEIDGKMWDVKEADEEEFVTGKLVKIKGAVQEYNGHLQLIANRMRLANEGDDVSIDDFVECAPKNVNEMIREINTTIDAFANEDIKKLTKAIFEDKTKVLSYFPAAKSNHHALKGGLLYHTYSMLQIGKSLTPLYPFLNADLLYSGIILHDIGKITEMESDENGSVSDYTEEGKLLGHIVTEIVEIDQYGQKLGVSEEVLLLLKHMILSHHYEAEYGSPKKPMFPEAELLHHIDIIDARMNTMEKVQNSLEPGAFSEKIWGLDGIQLYRSKL, via the coding sequence ATGGAAATAAAAAATCTACAGAAGGGACAGCCGTTTTTAGGTTATCTCTTTATCAAATCCCAGGTAACCAAAACCGCTGCCAACGGCAGCCGCTATTTTAATATGAAGCTCACCGACACCAATTTTGACGAAATCGACGGAAAAATGTGGGATGTCAAGGAAGCCGACGAAGAGGAATTTGTCACTGGCAAGCTTGTAAAGATCAAGGGCGCTGTCCAGGAATACAATGGGCATCTCCAGCTCATTGCCAACCGTATGCGTCTGGCCAATGAGGGCGACGATGTCAGCATCGATGATTTTGTGGAGTGTGCCCCTAAAAATGTCAATGAGATGATCAGAGAGATCAATACGACCATCGATGCCTTTGCGAATGAAGACATTAAGAAGCTGACCAAAGCCATTTTTGAAGATAAGACAAAGGTACTGTCCTATTTCCCGGCAGCCAAGTCTAACCACCATGCCCTAAAGGGTGGACTGCTCTATCATACCTATTCCATGCTGCAAATCGGAAAAAGCCTGACACCCCTTTACCCGTTTCTCAATGCAGATTTACTGTATTCAGGCATTATCCTCCACGATATCGGCAAGATTACCGAGATGGAATCCGATGAAAACGGCTCTGTAAGCGACTATACCGAGGAAGGCAAGCTGTTGGGGCATATCGTCACAGAAATCGTGGAAATCGACCAATACGGGCAAAAACTCGGCGTCAGTGAGGAAGTTCTACTGCTCTTAAAGCACATGATTCTGTCACACCATTACGAAGCCGAATACGGAAGCCCCAAAAAGCCGATGTTTCCAGAAGCTGAGCTGCTTCACCACATCGACATCATTGACGCCCGCATGAATACCATGGAAAAAGTCCAGAACAGCTTAGAGCCTGGCGCCTTCTCCGAAAAGATCTGGGGACTGGATGGTATCCAGCTCTACCGGAGCAAATTGTAA